A section of the Castanea sativa cultivar Marrone di Chiusa Pesio chromosome 12, ASM4071231v1 genome encodes:
- the LOC142619561 gene encoding putative metal-nicotianamine transporter YSL7 isoform X2: MGKNEREENGFDPENHNQEEEEEEEEKKKQLKEEEHSVERIFENQEVPSWRKQLTLRAFVVSFVLSILFSIIVMKLNLTTGIIPSLNVSAGLLGFFFVKTWTKLLQKSGLLRQPFTRQENTVIQTCVVASSGIAFSGGFGSYLFAMSERIAKQSTDTLNFKKLSLGWIIGFLFIVSFLGLFSVVPLRKIMIIDFKLTYPSGTATAHLINSFHTPQGAKLAKFYFDFSATYVGVGMICPYIINISVLLGGIISWGLMWPLIEDRKGDWYPADLGAGSFSGIQGYKVFIAIAMILGDGLYNFLKVLSRTLLGLFHQLRYKDVSSELPVAGHSSDVSSQLSYDDKRRTQLFLKDQIPIMFAVGVYVAIAAISMATLPHIFHQLKWYYILVIYIFAPTLAFCNAYGCGLTDWSLASTYGKLAIFTIGAWAGAAHGGVLAGLAACGVMMNIVSTASDLMQDFKTGYLTLASPRSMFVSQIIGTAMGCVISPCVFWLFYKAFNDLGQPGSQYPAPYAVVYRNMVLLAVKGFSSLPKNCLLLCYVFFGAAILINLIKDLVGKKWGRFIPLPMAMAIPFYIGSYFAIDMCVGSLILFVWEKINKAKADAFAPAVASGLICGDGIWTLPASILALAGVKPPICMKFLSRGNNAKVDAFLGP, encoded by the exons ATGGGTAAAAATGAGAGGGAGGAGAATGGTTTCGATCCAGAAAATCACAAccaggaggaggaggaggaggaggaggagaagaagaagcagctgAAAGAAGAAGAGCATTCAGTGGAGAGGATATTTGAGAACCAAGAAGTTCCATCATGGAGAAAGCAGCTGACATTGAGAGCCTTTGTGGTGAGCTTTGTGTTGAGCATACTGTTCAGCATCATAGTCATGAAACTCAATCTCACCACGGGTATTATACCTTCTCTCAATGTCTCTGCTGGACTCTTGGGCTTCTTCTTCGTCAAGACTTGGACCAAGTTACTTCAGAAATCTGGCCTTTTGAGACAGCCCTTTACAAGGCAAGAAAACACTGTCATCCAGACCTGTGTTGTTGCCTCCTCCGGAATCGCCTTTAGTG GAGGTTTTGGAAGCTACCTCTTTGCAATGAGTGAACGTATAGCCAAACAATCAACAGATACactcaatttcaaaaaactatctttgggATGGATCATCGGCTTTCTCTTTATAGTTAGCTTTCTTGGACTCTTCTCGGTGGTGCCTCTTCGAAAG ATTATGATAATAGACTTCAAACTGACGTATCCAAGTGGTACTGCAACTGCTCATCTTATCAACAGCTTCCACACACCTCAAGGAGCCAAGCTAGCAAA attttattttgatttctcAGCAACATATGTTGGTGTAGGAATGATTTGCCcctatattataaatatatcaGTTCTGCTTGGAGGGATTATTTCTTGGGGTCTGATGTGGCCCCTCATAGAAGATAGAAAAGGTGACTGGTATCCTGCAGACCTTGGCGCAGGCAGCTTCAGTGGTATTCAAGGTTACAAG GTATTTATCGCCATAGCCATGATCCTGGGAGATGGGCTATATAACTTCCTCAAGGTTCTAAGTCGAACCCTCTTAGGTTTGTTTCATCAGCTCCGGTACAAAGATGTGAGCTCTGAACTCCCTGTTGCAGGCCATTCTTCCGATGTGAGCTCTCAGCTCTCATATGATGACAAGCGACGGACCCAACTCTTTCTCAAAGATCAAATTCCAATAATGTTTGCCGTTGGAGTCTATGTTGCTATTGCTGCCATCTCTATGGCCACTCTTCCACATATCTTTCACCAACTCAAATGGTATTACATATTAGTCATCTACATATTTGCACCCACATTGGCTTTCTGTAATGCATATGGTTGTGGGCTCACTGATTGGTCCCTCGCATCCACATACGGAAAGCTTGCCATCTTTACTATTGGAGCATGGGCGGGTGCCGCACATGGTGGAGTTCTTGCAGGCCTAGCAGCTTGTGGAGTAATGATGAACATTGTCTCTACAGCTTCTGACTTAATGCAGGATTTCAAGACTGGTTACTTGACACTGGCTTCACCCCGCTCTATGTTTGTGAGCCAAATAATCGGCACAGCAATGGGCTGTGTGATTTCCCCTTGTGTGTTTTGGCTATTTTACAAGGCCTTTAATGACCTTGGGCAACCTGGAAGTCAATACCCTGCTCCTTATGCTGTTGTGTATCGCAACATGGTTTTGTTGGCGGTAAAGGGCTTCTCAAGTCTGCCAAAGAATTGCCTTCTACTCTGTTATGTGTTCTTTGGTGCAGCCATTCTGATCAATTTGATTAAAGATTTGGTGGGTAAAAAGTGGGGACGGTTCATTCCACTTCCAATGGCAATGGCAATACCTTTCTATATAGGATCATATTTTGCCATTGATATGTGTGTTGGAAGCTTAATATTGTTCGTGtgggaaaaaataaacaagGCCAAGGCAGATGCTTTTGCCCCTGCAGTAGCCTCCGGTTTGATATGTGGGGATGGGATATGGACTTTGCCTGCTTCTATCCTTGCTCTGGCTGGGGTTAAGCCACCAATTTGTATGAAGTTTCTGTCAAGAGGGAATAATGCTAAGGTTGATGCATTCTTAGGACCATAG
- the LOC142619561 gene encoding putative metal-nicotianamine transporter YSL7 isoform X1: MGKNEREENGFDPENHNQEEEEEEEEKKKQLKEEEHSVERIFENQEVPSWRKQLTLRAFVVSFVLSILFSIIVMKLNLTTGIIPSLNVSAGLLGFFFVKTWTKLLQKSGLLRQPFTRQENTVIQTCVVASSGIAFSGGFGSYLFAMSERIAKQSTDTLNFKKLSLGWIIGFLFIVSFLGLFSVVPLRKIMIIDFKLTYPSGTATAHLINSFHTPQGAKLAKKQVRELGKFFTFSFLWGFFQWFYTAGENCGFASFPSLGLKAFDNEFYFDFSATYVGVGMICPYIINISVLLGGIISWGLMWPLIEDRKGDWYPADLGAGSFSGIQGYKVFIAIAMILGDGLYNFLKVLSRTLLGLFHQLRYKDVSSELPVAGHSSDVSSQLSYDDKRRTQLFLKDQIPIMFAVGVYVAIAAISMATLPHIFHQLKWYYILVIYIFAPTLAFCNAYGCGLTDWSLASTYGKLAIFTIGAWAGAAHGGVLAGLAACGVMMNIVSTASDLMQDFKTGYLTLASPRSMFVSQIIGTAMGCVISPCVFWLFYKAFNDLGQPGSQYPAPYAVVYRNMVLLAVKGFSSLPKNCLLLCYVFFGAAILINLIKDLVGKKWGRFIPLPMAMAIPFYIGSYFAIDMCVGSLILFVWEKINKAKADAFAPAVASGLICGDGIWTLPASILALAGVKPPICMKFLSRGNNAKVDAFLGP, translated from the exons ATGGGTAAAAATGAGAGGGAGGAGAATGGTTTCGATCCAGAAAATCACAAccaggaggaggaggaggaggaggaggagaagaagaagcagctgAAAGAAGAAGAGCATTCAGTGGAGAGGATATTTGAGAACCAAGAAGTTCCATCATGGAGAAAGCAGCTGACATTGAGAGCCTTTGTGGTGAGCTTTGTGTTGAGCATACTGTTCAGCATCATAGTCATGAAACTCAATCTCACCACGGGTATTATACCTTCTCTCAATGTCTCTGCTGGACTCTTGGGCTTCTTCTTCGTCAAGACTTGGACCAAGTTACTTCAGAAATCTGGCCTTTTGAGACAGCCCTTTACAAGGCAAGAAAACACTGTCATCCAGACCTGTGTTGTTGCCTCCTCCGGAATCGCCTTTAGTG GAGGTTTTGGAAGCTACCTCTTTGCAATGAGTGAACGTATAGCCAAACAATCAACAGATACactcaatttcaaaaaactatctttgggATGGATCATCGGCTTTCTCTTTATAGTTAGCTTTCTTGGACTCTTCTCGGTGGTGCCTCTTCGAAAG ATTATGATAATAGACTTCAAACTGACGTATCCAAGTGGTACTGCAACTGCTCATCTTATCAACAGCTTCCACACACCTCAAGGAGCCAAGCTAGCAAA GAAACAAGTGAGAGAGTTGGGCAAATTTTTCACCTTCAGCTTTTTATGGGGTTTCTTTCAATGGTTCTATACTGCTGGAGAAAATTGTGGGTTTGCAAGTTTTCCATCATTAGGGCTCAAAGCATTTGATAACGA attttattttgatttctcAGCAACATATGTTGGTGTAGGAATGATTTGCCcctatattataaatatatcaGTTCTGCTTGGAGGGATTATTTCTTGGGGTCTGATGTGGCCCCTCATAGAAGATAGAAAAGGTGACTGGTATCCTGCAGACCTTGGCGCAGGCAGCTTCAGTGGTATTCAAGGTTACAAG GTATTTATCGCCATAGCCATGATCCTGGGAGATGGGCTATATAACTTCCTCAAGGTTCTAAGTCGAACCCTCTTAGGTTTGTTTCATCAGCTCCGGTACAAAGATGTGAGCTCTGAACTCCCTGTTGCAGGCCATTCTTCCGATGTGAGCTCTCAGCTCTCATATGATGACAAGCGACGGACCCAACTCTTTCTCAAAGATCAAATTCCAATAATGTTTGCCGTTGGAGTCTATGTTGCTATTGCTGCCATCTCTATGGCCACTCTTCCACATATCTTTCACCAACTCAAATGGTATTACATATTAGTCATCTACATATTTGCACCCACATTGGCTTTCTGTAATGCATATGGTTGTGGGCTCACTGATTGGTCCCTCGCATCCACATACGGAAAGCTTGCCATCTTTACTATTGGAGCATGGGCGGGTGCCGCACATGGTGGAGTTCTTGCAGGCCTAGCAGCTTGTGGAGTAATGATGAACATTGTCTCTACAGCTTCTGACTTAATGCAGGATTTCAAGACTGGTTACTTGACACTGGCTTCACCCCGCTCTATGTTTGTGAGCCAAATAATCGGCACAGCAATGGGCTGTGTGATTTCCCCTTGTGTGTTTTGGCTATTTTACAAGGCCTTTAATGACCTTGGGCAACCTGGAAGTCAATACCCTGCTCCTTATGCTGTTGTGTATCGCAACATGGTTTTGTTGGCGGTAAAGGGCTTCTCAAGTCTGCCAAAGAATTGCCTTCTACTCTGTTATGTGTTCTTTGGTGCAGCCATTCTGATCAATTTGATTAAAGATTTGGTGGGTAAAAAGTGGGGACGGTTCATTCCACTTCCAATGGCAATGGCAATACCTTTCTATATAGGATCATATTTTGCCATTGATATGTGTGTTGGAAGCTTAATATTGTTCGTGtgggaaaaaataaacaagGCCAAGGCAGATGCTTTTGCCCCTGCAGTAGCCTCCGGTTTGATATGTGGGGATGGGATATGGACTTTGCCTGCTTCTATCCTTGCTCTGGCTGGGGTTAAGCCACCAATTTGTATGAAGTTTCTGTCAAGAGGGAATAATGCTAAGGTTGATGCATTCTTAGGACCATAG